The window TCCTTCGAAATGAACGATCGAAAGAGTAAGTCATTCAGTTGATTACTAATCTAATGTTGCTCTAATTTTGAGTTATTTCCTTTAGCAATCCATTGTTCATGTGCGTTGAAGATTAGCCTTCAGTAAATGGAAATGTAGAATGTGGCGAAATGAGGGATAGTCTAAAGAAAAGGAGCTTCCACTTCCAACCTCGAGGTTGGGGGTTCTAGTTAGGGTTTGATTTGGGCTGCGGTATGCAAGAAAAGTTGCAAATTTATATTGCATATCTGTTTTGGTAAATTCTGATCAAGTTAAAGCTATGGTCTAGCCTGTAATCGGGATAGTAATACGGATTATGTAGATGGTTTAGATTTCAGTTTATGTAATGCTGAACCTTAAAGCGTACCTGTTTTAGCATTCAGGAAGCATGAATATTCATTTTGTATATAGTTTGTTCAATTATCACATCACATTTTCCTGATGATAGCGTCTTATGGATTTCTACCTCGTATTTTGCTCTGCGGACAGTGTGCATTTTTATGATAGTGTTTCTTTTACCAGATATTTATATGTGTGCTGCTTAGTGCTATTCTAGCTTGGAAGATAAAAAAATGAAGCATTCAGCACCGCTATTTGATATATTATGTCTGTTAAGCTTGGGATTCTTGTTGAAACAGAGATTGGGCTAGGATTGACGGGATTTGGAGTGTTTTTCTCATTCCTTGGGATTGTTTTCTTTTTCGACAAGGGACTAATTGCCATGGGAAATGTAAGTTTAATGTCTTTCCATTATCATAATATTTCTCTGTTTTCCTTGATTTTCTTTTGCCAGCTTACCTTACTTTTCTGCCAGTTGACATACTGTTATTTTACTGAATCAGATACTCTTCATCTCAGGGGTGGCACTGACCATTGGTCTCAAGTCATCATTGCAGTTTTTTATGAAACGTAGTAATTACAAGGTTTGCTTTCTTTTATGTGTCTTTTTTTCCTGCTTTTCTCTTCCATCTTTTCCTCTTTACTCCTCATATTGATGATCTGGTATATATCATTTGtgtttatatttattattatgctTAGCTATCTTGCATACTTGTTTTGCTTGTTCCACAGGGAACCATTTCATTTGGTGCTGGATTTTTCTTTGTTGTCATTGGTTGGCCTATACTGGGAATGATTCTTGAGGCCTATGGATTTGTCGTACTCTTCAGGTAAATTGAATTCATAAGTTATTGATGGTCCTTCACCTTTAGTCCTTTTACTTTTATCTCAGGATGCTAATAAATAGTTTTGGACAGTGGTTTCTGGCCAACCCTGGCAGTTTTCCTGCAAAAGATACCTATTATAGGCTGGATCTTTCAGCAGCCTTTTGTCAGATCGGTATGTGTTTCCCGTCATTTATCTTTTTCATTGCTATCAGCTTTGTTATATTCTGTGCATTGAAGGAATTTTTGGAATTTATGTTACTAAGATTAGGAAAGAAGTAATATATGTTGATTCATGGTGTAGTAGGTAATCCTTGGAATTGACACAGAGAAACCAGGAAGTACTTTTAACTGTCCAAAGTTTTGTCATAATACGACTATGCTACACCAGAATTATTAGAATCCTAAAAGGAACTGAAATAGGAACGGAAAGAAATTATCAATCCTTCCCCCCCGCTAACTAGCAATTAGTTCAACATTTACCAGTCTCCACCACGACTTTCACGGACCAcatgctcccccccccccccccacacacacacacacacaccaaacAAAACCCCAAAATGCCCACCATATTGTCAGTCTGTTTGAGATCTTCAACTTCTGTGCATTACAGTCCCACCGATTAAAATAGAGACACCTGAGCATAAATGTTAATTATTCCATGTTTGCGATTTGGTCCTTCGGAGAAATAAAAATGAGTACTAGTAGTTGAGAGTTCCACCTAAGTTTCATGAATATGGTACGTTGTGTCCTATTACGCACGTTTATGGGCAAATCCTTTGTTCTCTTTGTTATCTCTTCCTCTTCTCCCTAATTCTCTTTGTTATCTTCCTATCCACTGGTCACTCAGAAGACTAGAATATAGAAGTAATCCTGGTACACCTTTTCTTTTCATTTAATAGTCTACCAGAGGCGGATACAGGATTTGGGAGCTCCGGGTGCCAAGCTAATCGTTTTGATCAACTCGGGCATCGGTTCggattatttcttttttatttatatagACAAATCGATCAAacgaaaaaaaatataataactatAACTAATTGATGCAACCATAAAACTTCCAACAATAATATtagtattatatatatacatcatctATTTACAATTGTCCTCGACTGAAAACGATCCATAATGACGTCAATAAGTTTAGCCAACGAAAATTATTCAACTTTCCCTAATACTTTTTATTGTTAAAATGgagttaattttgatttttttcttagTCAAAATTATTGGGGATGTTTTTTCTCTTTTAACCAAGAAATTAATTTCTACAATGAAACCATTTAAGTGGCATAGGATTTTCAACAAAACCAAAGAaatacataacaaataattcaaaaatGATAATACAGTTTAGCAAGAACATTAAAATCCAACTAAATACAAAAAAGCAGAGCAAGAACATATATTTAATGGAGAAAAAAAATAGCCACAGCTCACATAGGTTAAAAAATAAACAAGAGGAAGTGAGGAAGCTTTAACAATGGTGGCTGTAGAGCAGTGGCCAGTGAGCAAGCTTGAAGCAGCAGAGGTGAAGCAGAAGAAGTGCAAAAATCGTGAAGCAGAACTGCAGAAGCCAAAGGAGAAGCGACGAGCAAAGTGGGGGAAGGGTTGGAAACTTGGGATTTGTTTTGCTGGAGTATAATTTTTGGGAAAGGGGAAAGTGGCAGAAGGAGCTTTCTAGgagtattattattttaaatagaaGGAGCCAAAAAACTAATTGCTTACAGCTGGATTCGAACTCACAGCCAACAAAAGTAAAAGATGGACGTTTTCCACAAGCACCTTGGCCACTTTTCTTTTGTGGGTGACACTttaaatatatatactatttcttatacatatatacatgtatacataGAGTTTTCGCCGAAGCTTGCGGGTGGCGTACCACCCCGAACCATATACATAGATCCGCCCCTGTAGTCTACCATAATACGTGCACTAACTGTGCGACCTTTCTTCTTTATTTGTTTTCCCCCCATTTTTCAGACTTCCATTTCAAAAGCAGGAGATCAACTACTAGCTTTTTCACTTCTGTCGTGATAGCAGATAACAATTAGTGATGAGCCCACTGGTTGTTTTCCCAGTTAGTTATATAGATCAATTTTTAGAATGCAATTTCATTTATTAAGGCTTTGCTAGAGTACAGAGTGCAACTAGTTTCTTTAGGCTTTGCTAGAATAGGATTGAAGCAATGATAAATACCCTTGCATAACCTTTTTTTAAAAGGTTCTGCAAGGGTGTTTATCATTGCTTCAATCCTGTCACGTTATGTGATACGTTGTGTTTAGTTACTCTATTCCTTTATCAGTCATCCATTACTATGccgtaaattaaattaaataattcatCTGATTGTTAGACAGCTATATCCTTTTTCGTTAATCAGTTGTTAGACAGCTACATTCAGGTGAATTGATGTAGCGGATAATATGTATTTCGGAATTGATAAAAAAAATGATACTATGTATTTGGTTTCTTGCTACGTAATGTTATGAATGTCTAATCTGTTGAAAAGACATCCAAGGTCCTACATTAAGGTAGCTTTGCAGGAGATGGAGTGCTCACTTGATTTACTAGATTACGTCTTATTTCAAGTGAACATTAAAAACGGCATATATCAAATGAAAAATAATTCCACTTCTAATCTAATGCTCTTGTTACACTTGTTACCATTACCGGCCTCCGTGGTGTAGAAGTAATAAAACGATATCGGGAATGCGGAGATGGAAAATGGAAAAATATATGCTGCTGTTATTGTTGAATTTCTTTTGTCTGAGATTGTTTTCTTTTCTGCAGTTCTTTGACCGCTACCGTGGAAAACGCGTTCCTGTTTAACTGGTCGGAATGGTGCAAATGAAATGACACCGGTTAGCCCACTTGTAAGAACTGTAAAGTACCGTGTTTCTAGAGTTACATTTAGAAAGGTGATCATCAGTACAGTTTGTTCTCCCACGTTGAGATTGGCCTTTTTAGTGCCTAATGCAATTCTTCCGAATGCAATTCTTTTCTGCTCATCTTAGTAAATGATGAGTCTTAAACCTTTGTCTATACATCTAGATAGTGCAGTTTTTGTCTTAGCTTATGATTGTGCACTTAAACTGATTGAGTGGATGGAAGTACTGATGATGGACTTACTGTCTGAGTACGTAATTTTACTGGCCAATGGCTAGCTTTATCAAGATGAGCCTCCTCAGCCAGCAAGGTTGAAGTAAATTAATGCATGTGTTTATATATGATCTGCTCTTTCATGAATTACATTCTCTCCATTAGCGTTAATGATCAGTAGTGGTgtcaaaatggttaaaagaaaacagttatccacccatattatccattaaaaaatgggttggatagtgaactttttaaaaacgggttaaatatggataagaatcaaattatccacttagaaaatagaTAACTAATGGATTTAgcttacatttgtaaagcctcaaattgggggtttctCAACTTTGGAGGACTAGGAATTCTTTCAAAAGTGATCATAtccaagaagtcatggataatatggatatccatattatccgtcggTTAATCCTTTTTATCCCTATTAAATATGAATCGGATCGGGTcgaataatttatccgttttctGCATTATCCGTTTTTGACATGCTCATATCCAACCCACCCATTTGTCATCCCTACTGATCAGTGACTTCACTGTGACAGACATCGTCCTCGTCACATAATCCAAAGTGCATGCATGGTGCAAGTCTTGAGGCAGATAAACTATGCATCTCAATTAGGGGTGTTAAATGGGCGGTTTTATTTTGCCACCCCTAAGAATCTCGTAGAAATGGTGTGAGATAGCCATTTTTTAACATGATATTTAGTTTTTATTCAGTATTTTTAATGTTGggcaaaaatagccactactttattaaaattaataagaaaagatggttttaccctttcttcatgagtgatgtgtaaatattaaggacatagtgtccttacttaacatttacactgcacacatgaagttaaggacgcaatgtccttaacatttacactgcatatATGAAGTTAAGAAcacgatgtcctaaagtttaacaactgaaggtgcaaatacaagacatTTTGTCCTTAATATatacacaacattcatgaagttaaggacaccatgtccttaatatttacacggCACCCATGTCTAGCACATGAGTATTTTCGTTCGGgcgggtaaaaatttattaagcactgactaaaaagtaaatatattttaaatagtgaCTAAAGAATAAAGACATGTCTAATTAGCGGCTAACTGTACACTTCCCCCAAGATTCTATTTAAAGTTGGAGGTTTCACTGGGAGGGAGGAACTGTAAGGTACTGTTCATGATGGAAAGTTGGCAACGGATACTTACATGACATGTACTACTAGCTGAGTGCACGATCATAAGTTAATTTTGCCCATGCAAGTTTTCTCACTCGTATGAATTATAAGTAGTAATTATTTACTTGTCACATATGTTCATAATTTTGCACATGCAAGTTTTTCTTACATTTTCTCACTTGTATGAATTTTACACATTCGTgaattaagagcccgtttggacataagaatttttttttttttttaaatcagcgTTTGctcataaaatttctaattttcacttgaaaatacattttgaaaattttcgaaaatttgaaaaactctaaaaagttgtttttcaaaattttcatccaaatcactcacaaaatttcaaaaacaactcaaaattatattcatgtccaaacacaactctaaattccaaatatcattttcagTTTGAAAAGTTTTTCCccctattttgaaattttacaattcttatgtccaaacgcccacttaataACCTTAACAGGTTCCAAAACGAGAAAACGGAAAAATTTGTTAAACAAAAGAAGTTAACAGAAAGTCATGCAATAAGATATCTTCAGTGAAACAAAGACATTGGAACGAGAGAGAGCCATTGAGAAGTAGTTTGAAAGTGAACTGGATAAGCTCATATAGCATATTACATCTTTGCTAGGACCTTTAATGAGTTACACATTCAACGACAATCTAATAAGATAATTCACTGGTTTCTATAAACCAAATTTGAGCTGTCATTCTTACATCACATATTCCACTATCTGCATTAGGAGTattaaatttataaatataaacacatATATTTAGTGCAATGAAAAGGTTTGTAGATACTAATATAACACTCCTAATGCGATCATCAAAGTGTGTGAAACTCACGCTGACGGAAATGGTTGGTTACAAAAATAGAAGCAAACAAAATCATTCTAGCCAAAAACattgaaaaggaaaatataaaaatttattctaGCATTTTTCTACGTTTCGTTTTGCTCAACAATAGTTTATTATTCAGAACATGACCAAATTTTGTTAACGTTTTCATGCTCTTTCAAAAGCAGTATCATCaagttaatttttttaaaaaaatgcatTGTTTTCCCCCCACCTATTTTTTCCGGTTAATATATGCAAATCAAACTAAAATGACTTATATTCCATATTACAATATATTTTATTTCACATGTTTTAACTATATCATCAGATGAATAAATGAACATCCGCGCAACGTGCCCCGTGCTGAAAGATATTTTGGTTGTAGAATTCAAGGCCTTCCTAATAAGGAGTGGGAAACCTAAATTGTTTAGAATTTTATATTTGCTAGTTTATGTAATTCAGAAATATAGTATATGAATAAGTTTTCCAGTTTCTGGTTAAAGTAGGTTTCTGTAACGATCCGATCagtcgtttcaagagttatagccccgtttttcctatttctacttctttttatgttattcagctatattatgttttatcgggttagttggttcgggaccggagtggtttcagagtgaattgaaacatttagtctcttaagtagaaacttaagttagaattaggcttgaattggtgaaattggaaatttggcgatttcaaTCGGCAGtgaaaaaatttgatatcggggtcggaatgtaattccgaaagttgggagtaggttcgtagtgtcatttgtgatgtgtgtgcaaaatttgaggtcattcggacgtggtttggttggtttcggtatcagttgccgaatttggaaatttaaaagttcttaggcttgaatccgagggtaatttgataatttgatattgttttgagtgattcgaaggttcgactaagttggtgtgttgatatatgacttgttggtatttttggttgaggtcccgagagcctcggggtgattccaggtggttaacggatttgtcgaagttggaaagaGTATCTGGTGTTACCTttaatgaggttgtcgacattgctcgacagattgagatggttcgaggtCAGAAGAGGGCTGAGacggaggctaagaggcctcgtggtcagggtggtttcagtggtgctcctcaggGAGGTCAGTTTCAGCAGGGCCAATTTCAGCAgagtcagtcatcattcagtgcattgccAGCGCAGGATTCTCATTATGCCCCTCCCGCTCAGGTATCATCGGGTaattcttttgggcatcaggaacagcagtttcgtcagaggaggggttgtttcgagtgcgggaattttggtcacattgcgagatattgccctaggatgttgggtgggactccacagtAGAGTACTCAGCCAACatcaccagttcctccaccacccgctcagccagctaggggtggagtccATCCAGGTAGGGGCGGAGCccgggtcgcccgagaggggaaggcagatcagggggtggtcaggcccgtttctatgctctcccagCCAGGCAAGACGCTAttacttcagatgctgtgatttcaGGTATGTTCTCCCGTTAGACTCGTTCGagtacgaacgtttgtttaagaaggagaggatgtaacgacccggccagtcgtttcgagatttatagccccatttttcccatttctacttttttgtgttattcagctatattatgttatatcgggttagttggtttgggaccagagttgtttcagagtgaattgagatatttagtctcttaagtagaaacttaagttagaaaaggcAACCGGaggttgacctatgtgtaaacgatctcggatttaaattctgatagttccgttagctccgttaggtgattttggacttaggagtgtgtccgaaatgtgatttggaggtccgtggtagaattaggcttgaattggcgaaattgaaaaatttgacgatttcggtcggcagtggaaaactttgatattggggtcggaatacAATTTCGGAAggtggagtaggttcgtagtgtcatttgtaatgtgtgtgaaaaatttgaggtcattcggacgtggtttggttggtttcgctatcggttgccgaatttggaaatttaaaagttcttagtcttgaatccgagggtaatttgatgatttgatgttgttttgagtgattcgaaggttcgagtAAGTTGGtgtgttgatatatgacttgttggtatttttggttgaggtaccgagggtctcggggtgattccgggtggttaacagatttgtcgaagttggaaaatgcagctgaagctgctgcttctgctatttccgcacctgcggaaggaagagtcgtaggtgcgaggccgcGGGTACGCGTGGAGAGTGAGCAGGTGAAGGCGACGCTGGGCTAGGaaagatgcgcaggtgcgagttggaggtcgcatctgcgagcccgcaggtgcgaaacctgagGCGTAGATGCGGAAAAGGGAAATGCTGGGCacgcttcgcagaagcggaggaaacgcgcaggtgcgccttcaCAGGCGCGACGGGTTTGCTGCAGATGCGGAGTCTAGGCGCGTAAGTGAGTTgtgcaggtgcggctccttggaccgcaggtgcgttcGCACGGGTgtggtcgcgcgggtgcgagaaaatggccgcaggtgcgagaagcctgggcagagggtacatattgcacacttcgcgaattttggtgcattcttcaccatttctattcggttttggagcttttgggagagatttgaagagggaatcaagggggtttcgttgaggtaagttacttgagctataatacttgtatatatggtgattctccgttgtttaatcattgtaattagtgaaaatgaggggttagggcttggaattttacgagaagtaatttaaggatttgaaggaccaaacgatgtcggattttgatgaattttatatggatAGACTCGagagaggacgaggtttattattctatcattttttactgatttcgagatgtgggcctgaGGGTCGGATTTTGgccggtttcggatttttggcatattttgtagtttttattgtggaattcgattcattaacctatgttgatggtattaatctgattatggttagatttggagcttttggagaccgagtccagagacgagggcatcccggagtaggattttacgttgttaaggtaagtaacagttttaactctggttttgagggtataaacccggagatttgacatcacgtaattgtttggaagtgataccacGCTAGgggacgagcgtgtgggtgtgcaccgcgagggattgaggcttggtccgtcccgtgaggctgtgaggcctaatggctattatctatgGTTATGtgcttatttgttgttgaacttgtttgccttcatgttagagatcatgcttaggctttattcatgctcacattatttgtactcagacatagaaattattgtacatgtttacctcagtctctattatttgctaatatgtcgtgatacttgatgtgggttgtgttcccttattgttgatgatggtgaggctagtgaggtacatgattgagtgaggccgagagcctggtcgtgaggatattaataccatagcgcgttagttgtccgcgtagcacgtgagttgaccgtgcggttCCAGGTATTGATAcaatagcgcgtgagttgtccgcgtagcacgtgagttgactgtgcggatccaggtattgatatgatggcacgtgcgttgtccgtgcttagcgcttgggctttgggagcccctccggagtctgtacatacccccagtgagcgtagagtgttgagtgttctgagtgttgagtgttgagtgcgagtgatgagtgatggagtgacattactgtgaggttgtatttatttgtgatgTTACTGCATTTATCTATTAATCTTccttgtggcatttactgagttatggaatttacctgtttatttctgtttatttttaaattgtgaaaatgaataattggactgttttacttagctcgtcactactgctcagttccttagttatttctgttatttgctgaggtgattgtactcatgctacaccctgcactttatgtgcagatctaggtgagtTAGAGCACGgagatcgttgagttcaggccggctatcgttggagactgcaaggtagctgctagcgacTGCAGGACCTTgtcactccttttatcatttcctcttttggattgtattgacagttagatagttttatttcttagttcatagatttagacgctcatgacttagtgacaccccgatgtttggggctcgtttctgtatttttctatattatatttagagttgatttagtttatgaaaaatttaaatgttgaaatattttattaaattcttataatcggtttagtagtaatattttggaaagtaggcttgccttgtaacacgataggcgccattacgagcatgattagattttgggtcgtgatagtttcaTACTATTATAAATAGGGTTATTGCTCTGCATCTCTCGCAACAAAGCAAAATCATCAGCAAAGGTTTCTATTATTGAAATTTCATGGCTGAGCATAAAAACATTACCGGAGAAGAAAATTTGTATGAGCTAGATCACTGTGATGATAAGATGACCGTCAATGATGAAACGACGTCGTCGGAATCTGATAGTAGAGAAAGGGCGGCAAGGATACAGTTCGTTAAATCCTGGATTCAGCCACTACTTCAAGACGTTGAGAAGGAAATCATGGAACTCGAATTAATACTTGCGATCATGAATACTAAAATGACACTCCTCGTCGGACACAGAAAAGTTTTTCAGGAGTTGAAAGAGATTGTGATGAATCATGGAGTAGATTTCCAAGATCAAGGTATGTGTAGCATGTTATGTTATCtccaataattttttaaaaatatttcgaaTTGTTAACTGTTGCGACTTATAATACTTTTATGTAGTTATTaaatatgtatttattttaatttaatcAATTTGACCCTCGTAACCTAGAACCAAGGGCGGATTTAAGGGGTAGAAGGGGTTCACCCGAACCCCCTTTGctgaaaaattacactgtatatataaggcaaaatctattttttacttctatatattatattttgaatcctCTCAACACAATCAAAAAGCGTAGCTTAGTGATCAAGGGGATTCAAAACTTTTGTAAGCTCACTTGTTCAATTCTCACTAGTTGTAATACTTTTtaacctttttcttttttgaaccccCTTATTAGCGGATATCCTGCCTCCGCCACTGAGACTGGAACAtatacaaacaacaacaacaacaacaacaacaacaacaacaataacaaacctaGTGTAATCCAGCAAAGTAGGGTCTTAGTGGGAGGGGGTAGAATGtatgtagaccttacccctaccttgtgaaggtagagagcaTGTGGCGTGGTcacaagggtggtcaactgaccactCTTCGTCGAAAAATTGCATTgagtatataggtaaaatattacgtttagaggtatataacacatattgaacaccctttaATTTGTCGCAAAttatttttcacttctttcaaattTAAATACTCTTGGAAAACTTTCTAGTTTCGCCACCGGTAAAGAGGTTGTTTCATATAGACGCTGTCTCAAGATAAACGTAATAGGTAAACTAGAACATATATAAGGACTATATCTTATGAATTAAAGTTAATGTAATTAAGTTTCTTTGATGATTTATAACTTTGACATTCACAAATGCTTTGCAAAGAAGGTTGTGCATCTTTTTTTCTCCCATACTTTCCGTTGGTCAACAACCAACCAAAGTGCTCTATACTTCTTCACTACTCGTACAGACTTGACGGAGTTAAGCTGTATTGAGGGAATCGTTTTGTCTCAATCAATCAAGAATGTTATATATTTCAGGAGCTAGATTAGTTGGCGATGAACAAGTAAGAATTGCCTCAACCAAAATTGATGGAATTGGACCTAAAAAAGCCATATAAGTATATTCTTGACAAATTCAGAGTCGCGTGTGCCAAGCGGGACTGATAGAAAAAACGAGAAAGATTTGGCTGATGAAAAGAAGTTGAAGAAAGTCGAGGCAAAAGGTGAAGGTATGTATCTTGCATATAGATATCTAATCTGTGTTCACGTGGCCTAGTTCTGTCGTTTCAATTGATAACTTAATTATCTTACCTTCTGTGTAGCAAACGCTAATCTCTTTTTCAGGCGGACTCGTACGGTCAGACCTCCCCATATATAACAGCATTGTCATGTAacaatcattcactataaaagtcaagtcAAATAGAGGCGGACCTACATGGAGATGAGAGGGGTCACCGGAACCCGCTAATCTCGGCAAAAACtgtgtatatatatttgtatatacatCAAGGACCCTTCAAATAATTTTGATGTGCCCCCTCAAGCAGAAAAGCTGAACCGTTGGTTTAATAAGTTGCATTATGTCCTTTCTCATGATAAGACCTGGGTTCGAGACCCAACACCagttctctttttttattttatttatttttctctttgaATTCAACACAGTGTAATTTCCTGTATTTagtgtttttttattttatttatttttttctttgaaTTCAACACAGTGTAGTATCCTGTATTTAGTggtcaacttttttttttttctctatcTTTTCTGAGAAAATGAACAATAATTTAGAACTAGTACATAGAAGGAGATAAAATATTCCATTAACAAAAAGCCAATCACCTTCTTTATCCTTATAGCTAAGTTTATAAGCATTATCACTTTCTTGACATGTATAAAATTAAGTAATTCACcaaaaatttctccaaaaataataattaaaaactccaaaaacccATCTGCTTTCAAGGATCACTTACG is drawn from Nicotiana tomentosiformis chromosome 12, ASM39032v3, whole genome shotgun sequence and contains these coding sequences:
- the LOC104114916 gene encoding vesicle transport protein GOT1-like; the protein is MLSFEMNDRKKIGLGLTGFGVFFSFLGIVFFFDKGLIAMGNILFISGVALTIGLKSSLQFFMKRSNYKGTISFGAGFFFVVIGWPILGMILEAYGFVVLFSGFWPTLAVFLQKIPIIGWIFQQPFVRSFFDRYRGKRVPV